The following coding sequences lie in one Mycteria americana isolate JAX WOST 10 ecotype Jacksonville Zoo and Gardens chromosome 15, USCA_MyAme_1.0, whole genome shotgun sequence genomic window:
- the KCTD7 gene encoding BTB/POZ domain-containing protein KCTD7 — MVVVTGQNKVSGNPDDAMSSSDAEDDFQEPATPTATQAGQALPLLPQQFPEVVPLNVGGMYFTTRLSTLRRYEDTMLAAMFSGRHYIPTDAEGRYFIDRDGTYFGDILNFLRSGDLPPRERVRSVYKEAQYYSIGPLLDNLEDIQPLKGEKVRQAFLGLMPYYKDHLERIIEIAKLRAMQRKARFAKLKVCVFKEEMPITPYECPHFNSLRFERSESETKLFEHHCEVDVSFGPWEAVADVYDLLHCIVTDLSDRGITVDHQCIGVCDKHLINHYYCKRPIYEFKITWW; from the exons ATGGTGGTAGTTACAGGGCAGAACAAAGTGAGTGGAAACCCGGATGATGCCATGTCGAGCTCAGATGCAGAGGATGATTTCCAAGAGCCAGCCACTCCTACTGCAACCCAGGCAGGACAAGCACTACCTCTGCTGCCTCAGCAG TTTCCAGAAGTTGTTCCACTAAACGTAGGAGGCATGTATTTTACAACAAGACTGTCAACACTGAGACGTTACGAGGACACAATGTTGGCGGCTATGTTCAGTGGAAGACACTATATTCCAACAGATGCTGAAGGCAGATACTTTATTGACAGAGATGGAACCTACTTTGG agacaTACTTAACTTTCTACGATCTGGTGACCTGCCACCAAGAGAACGAGTGAGGTCAGTTTACAAGGAAGCTCAGTATTATTCCATAGGACCATTGCTAGACAATCTAGAGGATATCCAGCctcttaaaggagaaaaagttaGACAAGCTTTCCTGGGTCTAATGCCATATTACAAAG atcattTGGAACGGATAATCGAAATAGCAAAGCTTAGAGCtatgcaaagaaaagcaagatttgCAAAATTGAAGGTCTGTGTCTTCAAAGAAGAGATGCCCATCACTCCTTATGAATGCCCACATTTCAATTCTTTACGTTTTGAAAGGAGTGAAAGTGAGACAAAGCTATTTGAACATCATTGTGAAGTAGATGTATCTTTTGGCCCCTGGGAGGCTGTAGCTGATGTATATGATCTTCTGCACTGTATTGTGACAGACCTGTCTGATAGAGGGATAACCGTGGATCATCAGTGTATTGGTGTGTGCGATAAACACCTGATAAATCACTATTATTGCAAGCGTCCTATCTATGAATTCAAGATTACTTGGTGGTGA
- the TPST1 gene encoding protein-tyrosine sulfotransferase 1 isoform X2, whose translation MVGKLKQNLLLACLVISSVTVFYLGQHAMECHHRIEERSQPARMESVRSTVRTASNVNANKTFAYNKDMPLIFIGGVPRSGTTLMRAMLDAHPDIRCGEETRVIPRILAVKQMWARSSKEKIRLDEAGVTDEVLDSAMQAFLLEIIVKHGEPAPYLCNKDPFALKSLTYLARIFPNAKFLLMVRDGRASVHSMISRKVTIAGFDLNSYRDCLTKWNRAIETMYNQCMEVGFERCMLVHYEQLVLHPERWMRTLLKFLRIPWNQAVLHHEEMIGKAGGVSLSKVERSTDQVIKPVNVEALSKWVGKIPADVLQDMPVIAPMLAKLGYDPYANPPNYGKPDQKVVENTRRVYKGEFQLPDFLKEVPQTEPME comes from the exons ATGGTTGGAAAACTCAAACAGAACTTGCTATTGGCATGTCTGGTGATCAGTTCAGTGACAGTGTTTTATTTGGGCCAACATGCTATGGAGTGTCACCATCGAATAGAAGAACGCAGCCAGCCTGCAAGGATGGAAAGTGTGAGAAGCACAGTAAGAACTGCTTCCaatgtaaatgcaaacaaaacctttGCTTACAACAAAGACATGCCTTTAATATTTATTGGAGGAGTACCTCGAAGTGGCACTACCTTAATGCGTGCCATGCTTGATGCCCATCCGGATATTCGATGCGGAGAAGAGACAAGGGTAATCCCGCGAATTCTGGCAGTTAAGCAGATGTGGGCTAGATCAAGCAAAGAGAAGATCCGACTGGATGAAGCTGGAGTCACAGATGAGGTTCTGGACTCAGCCATGCAAGCATTTTTATTGGAAATCATTGTGAAACATGGAGAGCCTGCTCCATATTTGTGTAACAAAGAtccttttgctttaaaatcctTAACTTATCTTGCCAGAATTTTCCCCAATGCCAAATTTCTTCTAATGGTACGGGATGGCCGTGCATCTGTGCATTCCATGATATCTAGAAAAGTCACAATAGCTGGATTTGAccttaacagctacagggactgcttGACGAAGTGGAATCGTGCTATAGAAACTATGTATAACCAGTGTATGGAGGTTGGTTTTGAAAGGTGTATGCTGGTACATTACGAACAACTCGTATTGCATCCTGAAAGATGGATGAGAACTCTCTTAAAGTTTCTTCGTATACCATGGAACCAAGCAGTGCTGCACCATGAAGAAATGATTGGAAAAGCAGGGGGTGTTTCTCTTTCAAA GGTTGAAAGATCTACTGACCAAGTAATCAAGCCAGTCAATGTGGAAGCACTGTCAAAGTGGGTTGGGAAGATACCTGCTGATGTTCTGCAAGATATGCCTGTGATTGCACCCATGCTAGCAAAACTGGGCTATGATCCATATGCCAATCCACCAAATTATGGAAAGCCAGATCAGAAAGTTGTGGAAAACACAAGGAGG gtctATAAAGGTGAATTTCAGCTTCCTGACTTTCTTAAAGAAGTGCCACAG ACTGAACCCATGGAATAG
- the TPST1 gene encoding protein-tyrosine sulfotransferase 1 isoform X1, with product MVGKLKQNLLLACLVISSVTVFYLGQHAMECHHRIEERSQPARMESVRSTVRTASNVNANKTFAYNKDMPLIFIGGVPRSGTTLMRAMLDAHPDIRCGEETRVIPRILAVKQMWARSSKEKIRLDEAGVTDEVLDSAMQAFLLEIIVKHGEPAPYLCNKDPFALKSLTYLARIFPNAKFLLMVRDGRASVHSMISRKVTIAGFDLNSYRDCLTKWNRAIETMYNQCMEVGFERCMLVHYEQLVLHPERWMRTLLKFLRIPWNQAVLHHEEMIGKAGGVSLSKVERSTDQVIKPVNVEALSKWVGKIPADVLQDMPVIAPMLAKLGYDPYANPPNYGKPDQKVVENTRRVYKGEFQLPDFLKEVPQPKKTVERKSRGKIK from the exons ATGGTTGGAAAACTCAAACAGAACTTGCTATTGGCATGTCTGGTGATCAGTTCAGTGACAGTGTTTTATTTGGGCCAACATGCTATGGAGTGTCACCATCGAATAGAAGAACGCAGCCAGCCTGCAAGGATGGAAAGTGTGAGAAGCACAGTAAGAACTGCTTCCaatgtaaatgcaaacaaaacctttGCTTACAACAAAGACATGCCTTTAATATTTATTGGAGGAGTACCTCGAAGTGGCACTACCTTAATGCGTGCCATGCTTGATGCCCATCCGGATATTCGATGCGGAGAAGAGACAAGGGTAATCCCGCGAATTCTGGCAGTTAAGCAGATGTGGGCTAGATCAAGCAAAGAGAAGATCCGACTGGATGAAGCTGGAGTCACAGATGAGGTTCTGGACTCAGCCATGCAAGCATTTTTATTGGAAATCATTGTGAAACATGGAGAGCCTGCTCCATATTTGTGTAACAAAGAtccttttgctttaaaatcctTAACTTATCTTGCCAGAATTTTCCCCAATGCCAAATTTCTTCTAATGGTACGGGATGGCCGTGCATCTGTGCATTCCATGATATCTAGAAAAGTCACAATAGCTGGATTTGAccttaacagctacagggactgcttGACGAAGTGGAATCGTGCTATAGAAACTATGTATAACCAGTGTATGGAGGTTGGTTTTGAAAGGTGTATGCTGGTACATTACGAACAACTCGTATTGCATCCTGAAAGATGGATGAGAACTCTCTTAAAGTTTCTTCGTATACCATGGAACCAAGCAGTGCTGCACCATGAAGAAATGATTGGAAAAGCAGGGGGTGTTTCTCTTTCAAA GGTTGAAAGATCTACTGACCAAGTAATCAAGCCAGTCAATGTGGAAGCACTGTCAAAGTGGGTTGGGAAGATACCTGCTGATGTTCTGCAAGATATGCCTGTGATTGCACCCATGCTAGCAAAACTGGGCTATGATCCATATGCCAATCCACCAAATTATGGAAAGCCAGATCAGAAAGTTGTGGAAAACACAAGGAGG gtctATAAAGGTGAATTTCAGCTTCCTGACTTTCTTAAAGAAGTGCCACAG CCAAAGAAGACAGTAGAAAGGAAGTCTCGTGGCAAGATAAAATGA
- the TPST1 gene encoding protein-tyrosine sulfotransferase 1 isoform X3, whose protein sequence is MVGKLKQNLLLACLVISSVTVFYLGQHAMECHHRIEERSQPARMESVRSTVRTASNVNANKTFAYNKDMPLIFIGGVPRSGTTLMRAMLDAHPDIRCGEETRVIPRILAVKQMWARSSKEKIRLDEAGVTDEVLDSAMQAFLLEIIVKHGEPAPYLCNKDPFALKSLTYLARIFPNAKFLLMVRDGRASVHSMISRKVTIAGFDLNSYRDCLTKWNRAIETMYNQCMEVGFERCMLVHYEQLVLHPERWMRTLLKFLRIPWNQAVLHHEEMIGKAGGVSLSKLTDVSRQSSLTLVQASGLRNYWEYFRRFPFMFLRRCFLIFCLLYN, encoded by the exons ATGGTTGGAAAACTCAAACAGAACTTGCTATTGGCATGTCTGGTGATCAGTTCAGTGACAGTGTTTTATTTGGGCCAACATGCTATGGAGTGTCACCATCGAATAGAAGAACGCAGCCAGCCTGCAAGGATGGAAAGTGTGAGAAGCACAGTAAGAACTGCTTCCaatgtaaatgcaaacaaaacctttGCTTACAACAAAGACATGCCTTTAATATTTATTGGAGGAGTACCTCGAAGTGGCACTACCTTAATGCGTGCCATGCTTGATGCCCATCCGGATATTCGATGCGGAGAAGAGACAAGGGTAATCCCGCGAATTCTGGCAGTTAAGCAGATGTGGGCTAGATCAAGCAAAGAGAAGATCCGACTGGATGAAGCTGGAGTCACAGATGAGGTTCTGGACTCAGCCATGCAAGCATTTTTATTGGAAATCATTGTGAAACATGGAGAGCCTGCTCCATATTTGTGTAACAAAGAtccttttgctttaaaatcctTAACTTATCTTGCCAGAATTTTCCCCAATGCCAAATTTCTTCTAATGGTACGGGATGGCCGTGCATCTGTGCATTCCATGATATCTAGAAAAGTCACAATAGCTGGATTTGAccttaacagctacagggactgcttGACGAAGTGGAATCGTGCTATAGAAACTATGTATAACCAGTGTATGGAGGTTGGTTTTGAAAGGTGTATGCTGGTACATTACGAACAACTCGTATTGCATCCTGAAAGATGGATGAGAACTCTCTTAAAGTTTCTTCGTATACCATGGAACCAAGCAGTGCTGCACCATGAAGAAATGATTGGAAAAGCAGGGGGTGTTTCTCTTTCAAA GTTGACTGATGTCAGTCGTCAGAGCAGTTTGACTTTAGTTCAGGCTTCTGGACTCAGAAACTATTGGGAGTATTTCAGGAGATTCCCATTTATGTTTCTCAGAAGATGTTTTCTCATATTCTGCCTGCTGTATAACTGA